In Candidatus Melainabacteria bacterium, the genomic stretch GCTGCATCACTTGTGGTGGCAGCCGGCGGGTTCTATTTTTTCAATCAAAAGTCTGAGAAAGTTCATGAGAAGATGCCATCGGAGCTACTCGCCGATCAGTTTCCCGATTTGAAAATTGAAAAGAACAATAAATCCGGAACGAACGAATCGTATGACGATATCAGTAAAGATCCGACAGCTCTGACGGCGCCCATGCACGATGAGATCGTTGAAAGAAGTGTGGCAGACCGTTCGCAGACAGAGATCTCCTGTCAGGGACAGACTTTGTCAGACAGTGCTCTTAATGGGTTGAAAGACCGATTTGATATCAAAGGTCTGCTGCTCGCTGACTCCGGCATATCAGACAAAGCTTTGCAATATGCGCGCCATCTGCCGCTTGTTAAAGTCGATCTTGGCAATAATCCAAAAATTACAGATCGGGTGCTTGCTTACCTGAACCCCGGCACGTTAGAGGAACTGTATCTTTCCAGGACTGGTTTTAGAAGTTCCGGATTGGCTGCTCTTAGTAAGTTCAAGAATTTGCGCATGCTGGCGCTCGATTCAGACAGCATCTATGAAAAGGATTTGCCGGCGCTGCTTAATTGCAGCAATTTGATCAATCTCAGTCTCTCAGGCAATCTGGAGATTTATCAAACGGCGTGCCCGGTCATCTCGCGCTTGTCTCATCTGCGTTATTTGAATATTGGTCACACGCGCGTTGACGGTCGGGGAATGTCTCACTTGCGCGCTTTGAAGGAATTGAATGTACTGATATTGAACGGCACAAGGGTTGATGACGCAGGTGTGGCCGCTCTTCAAGGGTTGCCGCTCAGTACGCTTGAGTTGCAGTGGACTGCCATTACAGATGGTGCTACAAGGACTATCTCCAAAATGAAAACACTGCGCGAACTCGCTTTTCAGCATCTGCCTATGTCGCACGATGCGATTAAGTTGATAGCCGCCTTGCCCCTCAATAAGCTCGTTCTCTACAACTGCGATATAGACGATGTAGATCTGGAAATTCTCTCGCATTGCAAAACTTTGCGAGAGTTGCATCTAAGTGGCAACAGAAAAATTACCGCCGCCGGGTTGAAGTTGTTGTCCGGCCTGCCCCTTCAGGTTTTGGTTCTGGAAAAGGTAGATGTGAACAATCTTGATTTGCCCATTTTTGCAAGCTGGAAAAACCTGAGAACTATCGATTTGAGGAACTGCCCGGGCGTCACAACAGTCGGAGCCGATCGCCTCAAAAAGGCTATCGGACATGACCTCTCGGTTCTGCCTTTCGACGAACCAAGCATCAAAAATATCAACTTCGGGTCGCCTTTCTAAATTCGAAGAGCTACTTCTGTTCGCTCATAACGAAGTCCAGCGTTGCGCGAGCGCCTTTGTCGTAGAGCATGTTGACGAGTAACTCCAGCTCTTTGACGAAGCGATCGTCTTTGCCCAGGTCTCCGAAGATATCGGTCAGCTCGAGCAATGCTTTTGGATCGCGGGTCTTCTTGGTTACGCCGGTGAGCCGGTCGGCTTGTGGATCCTGTATTGGAATGTCGGCTCCCTGCTCGTCTTTCCCGTTCAAGAAGCGCATCCAGCTTGCCACACACAGCGTCAGTTTGCGAATCGGTCCCTTTCTTTCAAGCTGTTCGACAATTGAAGGAAGGATGAACTTGGGCAATTTAGAAGAACCGTCAAGACAGATTCTCAAAGCCTGGTCTTTGATTGTTTCGTTGGCAAAGCGCTCCATCAGGCTCTTTTTGTACTCGCTGAGGTTGACGCCAGGAATCTCGCCGACCAGGGGGGTCACTTCTTCGTTCATCATGCCCTGGATGTAAGGAATGAATTCCTGCGCCTGAGCGATTTCGTAGATGTAGCGATAGCCGCAAAGATAGCCAAGATAGCCCATCGCAGAGTGAGAAGCGTTCAAAAGTCTGATCTTCATCTTCTCGTAAGGGGCCACGTCTGAGGTGAATTGAACACCGACTTTTTCCAGTGGTGGTCGTCCGTTGCAGAAAGAATCTTCGATTACCCACTGCTTGAACGGCTCGGCGACTACTGGAAATGCATCTTCCAGTCCATAAGTGTCACGCACGAACTCCCGCTCTGCATCAGTTGTTGCAGGCGTAATGCGATCAACCATGCAATTGGGGAAGCTGACATTTTTGTCGATCCACTTTGCTAATTCCGGGTCGCGTTTCTGGCAGAAGGCGAGCAGCGTTGATTTGGCGACGTGTCCATTGCCTTGCAGGTTGTCGCACGATAGTACCGTAAATGGTGTCACTCCCGCTTTGCGTCTGCGGTCCAACCCTTCCGCCAGATAACCGAAGATAGTCTGAGGCTTGCCTGGATTCTTCAAGTCGTTCTGGATGCCTTTGTTGTCGAAATCAAGTTCGCCAGTGCCCTGGTTGAAACAGTAACCACCTTCAGTCGCAGTCAGAGAGACGATTTTGATGCTTGGGTGAGCCATTTTTTCAAATACTTGTTCAGGATTTTCGTGTCCGAAGATATAGCTCTTCAATGCCCCGATCACACGCGCATTGCTTTTCTTGCCGCTGCGCTCCACCAGCGTATAGAGGCAGTCTTGCTCGTTTAGAGCTTTGTTCATCGCGGCATCTTGAGGCATAATGCCTACGCCGCAGATCGCCCAATCTTTGAGCCCGTGTGACTGAAACAGCTCGTCCAGGTAAAGCGCCTGGTGAGAGCGATGGAATCCACCAACACCGATGTGCACAATGCCCTCGGTCACGTTTTCGCGATCGTATGTGGGGCAAACCACATCTTTGGGCGCATTTTTGAGCAGATCTTTGGACACTGGCGTAGATGTTTTATTCGTCATAATTTAACTGCTTTGTTTGAGGTTGCGTAATGAGGAGTTGCCAACTGCCTGCTCCCAATGCTTAAAGTTGCCGAGCAACTTTCGGCATCTCGCCTTTTTCGTTCCTGTCAGGTTCGAAAAAGCCGAATTTGTCTGGCATTGCGAATACTCAGTTGTCGAGCGTGCTTGTTATAATATCAAAACAGTCGCACCCGGTACAATTCATGACTAGCAATTCGAATCCCTCCCCCGATGAGCAGCAAGCCGACATCGACCGCCAGATAGCAGAGTTGTTGGCAAAAGGCTATAAACGCGAAGATCTGTGGATTTCAGGATCTGGCCGAGTCATGGTCGATCCTGACGCCAAAGACCTCGAATCTCACAACAAAGTTTTTCATCCGGACAAGAAATAATTAGCCAACCTGGCTGTTAGCGCGCCGTCGCTTGTTGTCCAGTTAGTGATTTTC encodes the following:
- a CDS encoding mannitol dehydrogenase family protein, translating into MTNKTSTPVSKDLLKNAPKDVVCPTYDRENVTEGIVHIGVGGFHRSHQALYLDELFQSHGLKDWAICGVGIMPQDAAMNKALNEQDCLYTLVERSGKKSNARVIGALKSYIFGHENPEQVFEKMAHPSIKIVSLTATEGGYCFNQGTGELDFDNKGIQNDLKNPGKPQTIFGYLAEGLDRRRKAGVTPFTVLSCDNLQGNGHVAKSTLLAFCQKRDPELAKWIDKNVSFPNCMVDRITPATTDAEREFVRDTYGLEDAFPVVAEPFKQWVIEDSFCNGRPPLEKVGVQFTSDVAPYEKMKIRLLNASHSAMGYLGYLCGYRYIYEIAQAQEFIPYIQGMMNEEVTPLVGEIPGVNLSEYKKSLMERFANETIKDQALRICLDGSSKLPKFILPSIVEQLERKGPIRKLTLCVASWMRFLNGKDEQGADIPIQDPQADRLTGVTKKTRDPKALLELTDIFGDLGKDDRFVKELELLVNMLYDKGARATLDFVMSEQK